The Komagataella phaffii GS115 chromosome 4, complete sequence genome includes the window agaattgaaaatgaaaatcaGTGCAACCTCAAAGGTTAAAGACAACGCATTCAGTTCATTTCTCAAACgtcttttcaacaaaggTCAAGACACAGATAAAGGACTTCTTCATACGCCGAAAAATGTTGACGACTTTTCTGTTCTGAACTATTACCTAAATTTACATTTGGAGGTTAGGTCAAAGAAATTGGCTGGTTTTCAACTATCTCTAACTGACTACTGGGGAAGAGCTTTGATGAGACGCATCTCTCCAGATGGGCCAAGATCGATGAACTTTACATTCTCTGAAATTTATTCTTTGCcttcttttcattcatCGGAACAACCATTTCCAATTTTGTTAGCAGATATTTATCAGGGCTCTAGAAACCACAGTAGTATTGATTCTCATGTATTGGAGATTAATCCTTTTGAAATCGGTTCTTGGGAACCTTACATGAAAGCTTACATGAAATTGAGGTACCTAGGCTCAACATTGATAAGAGGTGAGCCCGTATTTTATTCTAAAGGGTCGACGCCTGTTTGTGTTGAAAACTATGACAACTTAGGATTTCTTACGGCCGCTTCATCGTCTCTCTTTAACTGTATATTCTGGTACTTGAGCGAAGCTGTACAGAAACAATCACCAGATACGTACGCAGCGTTTACCAGAATCTTTGATACTTTTGGATTGAGTCCTTTGAAACCAGATTCGTATGGAAATCATTCGGATTATGCACTAATTAATCCCAACCCTTTTCTGGGTTATCCTAGTATGGATGACGAAATAAGCTCTTCTTCGAGTCTTCACCTCGTAGATGGAGGAGAAGATAAACAGAATATACCGTTTGTGCCACTCTTGTGGGAGAAAAGAGAAGTTGATGTGATAATCGCCGTAGACTCTAGCTCAGACATTGGCGGATATCCCAACGGTACCACCCTCGTGGCTACCAATCGTAGATTCAACCAAAGCGcaaagattcaaaatcCCACAGTGTATTACAGACATCAAAACGATTCTGCTTCCGAAACACCAACCCAACattcaatttttccagttgTGCCATCTTACGAAGAAATTGTACAAAAGGGATTAAACAAAAGACCTACCTTTTTTGGGTGCCATTTGGATAAATCCTTCCCACTAACGGGACTGAATAACACAAGTGCTGATATTAAAAATTTGAGACTTCCTCCTTTGATTGTGTACCTCGCCAACACTCTGAGTTCTTTTGCTTCGAATACTTCAACGTTCAAGTTAAGCTACAATAGAGATGAGATATCTaaaatgattcaaaatgGTCATGATATTGGTACATATAGCCATTCAATGGCCTTTGAGGACTATCCGAAATGTTTAGGTTGTGCACTGCTAAAGAGAGAGTTTGATAAGAAAACCAGGGGAATGGAATCAATCGTTAAAGATAAGGCAACACTACCTAAATATTGCAAAAGATGCTTTGCAAAATATTGCTATAGCTAAAAAGAGTTACGGTCTATTTTGACCTGAAAAGATCAggaatgttttcaattaGAACGACCGTCTCTTTAAAACCATCAATAACTCGTTTATTGGCAATCGTTTCGTCATGTTCCACTTCATGCTCGTGATGTAAAAGTTCATGAGCTATATCTTCTGGATGTTGAATTGTAACATCGGGATCATTTTCGGCATGGTATTTAAGCCAGTGATGTCTCTCATATTCTGCTTCAAAGTCCAACTCATGCCCCACTCCAACACCCATGTCTGGAAGCTCTCCTCCTTTTGCAGAGAATTTCTGCCATTCATCAAAAGATATTTCGCCGTCACTATTAGAGTCTATCAATCCAAAAACAGTGGAAATAACTTTGTCTTTAACTTTCTGGGATATCCCTTCACTCTCATCATGACCACCAGTTCCGTCTCCCTTTCCAACTACTTCTTCCCTTAAAAGGCCGTACATCCTAAGGATATCGTCGTGGTTCAAAGAATTAACATGTCTATAGTCATGCAGCTTGAAGACAGCGTCAGTATCATGTCCGTCGATATCATGTTCTGATTTCATATGCCACGATTGCCAGGACATGCCTTTTGGAGGAGAAGCGTCATTCAGCTCAGTATCCACCTCCTTTGGGTCATCTCCAAGGACCAAAGGATAGAAGATTAATAGTCCAGATATGAACAGCGACCACATGACAGATGGCAAAATGAAGTCAGTAACTCCCAGGAAAGAACgatcaagttgaaaaagcaGGAGATCTAGAATTGTTCGCGAGCATCGCTTAAAGCTTACATCAGCTTTTTCTCTCCGAGATGGCGAGACAGAGGCATTTTAGGACAATCGAAGTGCTCGTGTAGTGATATTCCCGCTTgggaaaagagaaatggCTCTGCTAACCGATCCAATGGGGAAATCCTTCAAACCTTGAACAAGTTGGTTGAATTTTACATGATCTAGTTATAGTTTAGCGCAGATGCTTATTTTATGAGATCGCTTATCTAAGCTGTAATTGTGCTGATCGGTTAAATACCGTTGCCCAGAGGTCGCAGTGCGCTTTACTATTTATAGACCACAACCAGAAACACGACCCCTCAAATTGAATGGTTTATTCTTTGGTTGGGGGCACAGAGACTGTGCCATATCcagagatatcaaaataGCAAAGCAAAGCTTACATTTATCCCAATCGGGCAATTATTCCATCTTGATACAATTACCATGTCCCCGTGATCCAAAATGCATAAGACTGATTGCGATCTAGGGATTGAGATCAAAGTATTTATAAAGATCAGATATCCCTCATGAGTGTTGTAatatttcttcatcaaaatgTCTGAATCCTCCAGTATCTCTCTAGTTGGAAACACCAACGTTGCTGCAAGCTCGGTTGTCGAGTCTTTGACTTCCCTGGTATCCGACTTATCCACTGTTGCTGAATCTGAAGCAACTGCTGCTAGCGTCACTTCTTCTCTCCACGAGACTTCCGCAGCATCAAACTCAACCAATGCTGCGGCCATGGTACCCGTTCCTGTGAACTTTGCAAAGCTTAAGCTTATTGCAGTAGTGTCAGGGTTGGTAGGCGCCGGTGCACTTTTGGGATGTATCTAGTATATCTTACATAGCGTGATTTCATAGCAAAAAACTTTACTAGAGTATTTTTACGCCATAATAAGAGTCGTAGTCTGTCGAAACGTTAGAAGGGTACGACATAGTTGCAGGACTTCCTATGAGCAGTAGTAGTCTGCCCAAATTGCAAGAAGAGATCTGATCTACACCTGGCTAAATTCATTAAACCAAAACACCACATTATTAAGTGTTTCTCATTCTATTATACAACTGATTACACCCATAGACAAAAAAAAGGAGTTAAATAATTtactcttcatcttcctcctcatcatcttcctcagtAGCGTAGAATTGCAAACGGTACTCGTTTTTTCTGATGGAGATGAATCTGATCCAGTCTCTGATctggttcttcttcaagtatCTCTTGGACAAGTACTTCAAGTACTTACCAGAGAACTTGGTGTTAGAGACAACAATAATCTTGTTTCCCTCCTGGGTAACGGTGATGTCGGAACCCAAGTTACCAATGTGACCACCGACCTTGATGTGGTCAATCAAGTACTTGGCGTAAGAGGCTGGGTCGAAAACACCTTGCTCAGTTGGGGCGGAAGCGTCGACGGTGAAAGTCTTAGTCTCGTAGTTaatcttcttggtctgATAGGGTGTTAGAAACAGTTCAATAGAGAATGGCATTATAccagagaaagagaaaggcGTGGAGGGATCTTTTTTACGGTCTATTAACTAACGATGTGACAAGGGGCAAACCTTGGATTTCAAA containing:
- a CDS encoding Meiosis-specific protein with similarity to phospholipase B translates to MLTAAGVLSAFDSRDPGTSELAGLLQATSYIAGVSGGSWLLSSLITNDFKPVVDMKNQIWNFEMPLLEGLSWLERYADNEGRNNPKQVLGGGNMRKRELELHNLWFKNISMSSSLSAKVQSYLLETQEQYHKTLNPKIPVTESQELKMKISATSKVKDNAFSSFLKRLFNKGQDTDKGLLHTPKNVDDFSVLNYYLNLHLEVRSKKLAGFQLSLTDYWGRALMRRISPDGPRSMNFTFSEIYSLPSFHSSEQPFPILLADIYQGSRNHSSIDSHVLEINPFEIGSWEPYMKAYMKLRYLGSTLIRGEPVFYSKGSTPVCVENYDNLGFLTAASSSLFNCIFWYLSEAVQKQSPDTYAAFTRIFDTFGLSPLKPDSYGNHSDYALINPNPFLGYPSMDDEISSSSSLHLVDGGEDKQNIPFVPLLWEKREVDVIIAVDSSSDIGGYPNGTTLVATNRRFNQSAKIQNPTVYYRHQNDSASETPTQHSIFPVVPSYEEIVQKGLNKRPTFFGCHLDKSFPLTGLNNTSADIKNLRLPPLIVYLANTLSSFASNTSTFKLSYNRDEISKMIQNGHDIGTYSHSMAFEDYPKCLGCALLKREFDKKTRGMESIVKDKATLPKYCKRCFAKYCYS
- a CDS encoding 60S ribosomal protein L22 codes for the protein MPFSIELFLTPYQTKKINYETKTFTVDASAPTEQGVFDPASYAKYLIDHIKVGGHIGNLGSDITVTQEGNKIIVVSNTKFSGKYLKYLSKRYLKKNQIRDWIRFISIRKNEYRLQFYATEEDDEEEDEE